The following are encoded together in the Fibrobacter sp. genome:
- a CDS encoding S24/S26 family peptidase, protein MPTDEQILSEAIRLVGEGVQVTLPVNGRSMYPFIIGGRESVVLVKPQKLRVGHVVLAQVEGGRHVVHRIVGIDGDRITLMGDGNLQGREHCTVEGVKALAVQVVGETGKKRPLYGPCGNVCAKIWYMARPVRRYLLKIYRVAKGLD, encoded by the coding sequence ATGCCCACTGACGAACAAATCCTTTCCGAAGCCATCCGCCTGGTAGGCGAGGGCGTGCAGGTGACGCTTCCTGTAAACGGCAGGAGCATGTACCCCTTCATTATCGGGGGGCGTGAAAGCGTTGTGCTGGTGAAACCGCAGAAGCTTAGGGTGGGGCATGTGGTGCTGGCCCAGGTAGAAGGCGGCCGCCATGTGGTCCACCGCATCGTAGGCATTGACGGCGACCGCATTACCCTGATGGGGGACGGAAACCTCCAAGGTCGAGAACATTGCACTGTCGAGGGTGTGAAGGCCCTTGCCGTCCAGGTGGTGGGAGAAACTGGTAAAAAACGCCCGCTTTACGGCCCTTGTGGGAATGTGTGCGCTAAAATTTGGTATATGGCCCGCCCCGTTCGGCGATACCTGCTGAAGATTTATCGTGTCGCTAAAGGCTTAGATTAG
- a CDS encoding bifunctional oligoribonuclease/PAP phosphatase NrnA: MLDDFLKNTNTLAIFGHVRPDGDCVGSTLALYNYILDNFPNIKVQVYLEKFPESYRILNGADKALPLFESSDGSEPFDAAVLMDTPSFERVGAGGVACLQSAKKTCNIDHHISNPKNLCSLNIVEPSASSASQVLFEQLDPSKISKRTAECLYLGIVHDTGAFKFSNTGKRTMEIVGTLIDKGIDFARIVNETYYTRTYKQTLVTGFVLQNCKLALEGRVVHAYVTPEKMKEFDVTPVDLSNVIDTLREVSGTEVAVFLYPVNGKYKISLRSNYVVDVNAIAKEFGGGGHTRAAGGDTDLSPDDAIRKILELVEKQLI; encoded by the coding sequence ATGCTTGACGATTTTTTGAAAAACACAAACACCCTGGCCATCTTCGGCCACGTCCGGCCCGACGGTGACTGCGTCGGCTCTACCCTGGCCCTGTACAACTACATCCTGGACAATTTCCCGAATATCAAGGTCCAGGTCTATCTGGAAAAATTCCCGGAAAGCTACAGGATTTTGAACGGTGCCGACAAGGCGCTCCCGCTTTTCGAAAGCTCCGACGGAAGCGAACCCTTTGACGCGGCCGTGCTCATGGACACCCCCTCCTTTGAGCGTGTGGGTGCAGGCGGAGTGGCATGCCTACAAAGCGCCAAGAAAACCTGCAACATCGACCACCACATCAGCAACCCGAAAAATCTCTGCAGCCTGAACATCGTGGAGCCAAGTGCCAGTTCCGCCAGTCAAGTGCTTTTTGAACAGCTGGACCCGAGCAAAATCAGCAAGCGCACCGCAGAATGCCTCTATCTTGGAATCGTCCACGACACGGGAGCATTCAAGTTCAGCAACACGGGCAAGCGGACCATGGAAATCGTGGGTACCCTTATCGACAAGGGAATCGATTTCGCCCGCATCGTGAACGAGACCTACTACACCCGCACTTACAAGCAGACGCTGGTGACCGGGTTCGTGCTGCAGAACTGCAAGCTCGCCCTGGAGGGCCGCGTGGTACATGCCTATGTGACTCCCGAAAAGATGAAGGAATTCGACGTAACGCCGGTGGACCTGAGCAACGTCATCGACACCCTGCGTGAAGTCTCCGGCACCGAAGTGGCGGTGTTCCTGTATCCCGTAAACGGCAAGTACAAGATTAGCCTCAGGAGCAACTACGTGGTAGATGTGAACGCTATCGCCAAGGAATTCGGCGGAGGCGGGCATACACGGGCTGCCGGCGGAGATACGGACCTATCGCCGGACGACGCGATTCGGAAAATTCTCGAATTGGTGGAAAAACAGCTAATCTAA
- the gdhA gene encoding NADP-specific glutamate dehydrogenase: MAIKNAYLQKVYEKVVARDPDQALFHQAVREFLESLDPVLEQDKSWETNGVIDRLVEPERVITFRVPWLDDKGNVQVNRGYRVQFNSAIGPYKGGIRLRNEVTLSMLKFLGFEQIFKNSLTTLPMGGGKGGSDFDPKGKSDNEVMRFCQSFMTELCKHIGADTDVPAGDQGTGAREIGYMFGQYKRIRNEWVGVLTGKGLSYGGSLARTEATGYGLCYFTREMLADLANDSFKGKTVVISGSGNVAQFACQKATQLGAKVVTVSDSNGYIYDPNGINLDVVLDLKNVKRARISEYAKLVPGSEYHEGSKGVWTVKCDIALPCATQNELDLEGAKALIANGVKAVAEGANMPSTPEAIEAFQKAGVLFGPAKAANAGGVATSGLEMSQNSERLSWTFEEVDAKLEGIMKSIYKAASSAAVKYGQKGNLVMGANIAGFLKVADAMKWQGAV, translated from the coding sequence ATGGCAATCAAGAATGCTTACCTTCAGAAGGTTTATGAAAAGGTCGTCGCCCGTGATCCGGACCAGGCCCTCTTCCACCAGGCTGTCCGCGAATTCCTCGAATCCCTCGACCCCGTCCTCGAACAGGACAAGTCCTGGGAAACCAACGGCGTGATCGACCGCCTCGTCGAACCGGAACGCGTGATTACTTTCCGCGTACCTTGGCTCGATGACAAGGGTAACGTTCAGGTGAACCGTGGCTACCGCGTGCAGTTCAACTCCGCTATCGGTCCTTACAAGGGCGGTATCCGTCTCCGTAACGAAGTGACTCTCTCCATGCTCAAGTTCCTCGGCTTCGAACAGATCTTCAAGAACAGCCTCACCACGCTCCCCATGGGCGGCGGCAAGGGTGGTTCCGACTTCGATCCTAAGGGCAAGAGCGACAACGAAGTGATGCGTTTCTGCCAGTCCTTCATGACTGAACTCTGCAAGCACATCGGTGCTGACACGGACGTGCCGGCTGGTGACCAGGGTACTGGCGCTCGCGAAATCGGTTACATGTTCGGTCAGTACAAGCGCATTCGCAACGAATGGGTTGGCGTTCTCACTGGTAAGGGCCTCTCCTACGGTGGTTCTCTCGCTCGTACCGAAGCAACGGGTTACGGCCTCTGCTACTTCACTCGCGAAATGCTCGCTGACCTCGCCAACGACTCCTTCAAGGGCAAGACTGTCGTGATTTCCGGTTCCGGTAACGTTGCTCAGTTCGCCTGCCAGAAGGCTACTCAGCTCGGTGCTAAGGTTGTGACCGTTTCTGACTCTAACGGCTACATCTACGACCCGAACGGCATCAACCTCGACGTCGTTCTCGACCTCAAGAACGTGAAGCGCGCCCGCATTAGCGAATACGCTAAGCTCGTTCCGGGTTCTGAATACCACGAAGGTTCTAAGGGCGTTTGGACGGTCAAGTGCGACATCGCTCTTCCGTGCGCAACTCAGAACGAACTCGACCTCGAAGGTGCCAAGGCCCTTATCGCTAACGGCGTGAAGGCTGTTGCTGAAGGTGCTAACATGCCGTCTACTCCGGAAGCTATCGAAGCCTTCCAGAAGGCTGGCGTTCTCTTTGGACCTGCCAAGGCTGCAAACGCTGGTGGCGTTGCTACCTCTGGCCTCGAAATGTCTCAGAACTCCGAACGTCTCTCCTGGACCTTCGAAGAAGTCGACGCTAAGCTCGAAGGCATCATGAAGAGCATCTACAAGGCTGCTTCCTCTGCCGCTGTCAAGTACGGCCAGAAGGGCAACCTCGTGATGGGTGCAAACATCGCCGGCTTCCTCAAGGTTGCCGATGCCATGAAGTGGCAGGGTGCGGTGTAA
- a CDS encoding deoxyuridine 5'-triphosphate nucleotidohydrolase produces the protein MTTKTIKIQYLDDSITRLTYVGGKSDWIDLAAAETVTLKAGEFRLIHLGVAMKLPEGFEAHIAPRSSTFKNFGILQANSVGVVDSSYCGANDWWKMPVYATRDVTIEKGSRIAQFRIMEQQPTLTFEEGPLDGADRGGFGSTGI, from the coding sequence ATGACCACGAAGACCATCAAGATTCAATATCTCGACGATTCTATCACGCGCCTCACGTATGTGGGCGGCAAGTCCGACTGGATTGACCTTGCGGCGGCGGAGACCGTGACGCTCAAGGCGGGGGAGTTCCGCTTGATTCACCTGGGTGTCGCGATGAAGTTGCCCGAGGGGTTCGAGGCGCATATCGCCCCGCGCAGTTCCACGTTCAAGAACTTCGGCATTCTGCAGGCGAATTCGGTGGGCGTGGTGGATTCCAGCTACTGCGGTGCGAACGACTGGTGGAAAATGCCCGTCTATGCCACTCGCGACGTGACCATCGAAAAGGGGAGCCGCATCGCGCAGTTCCGCATCATGGAACAACAGCCCACGCTTACTTTTGAGGAAGGCCCGCTTGACGGCGCCGACCGCGGCGGGTTCGGCAGCACGGGAATTTGA
- a CDS encoding diaminopimelate dehydrogenase: MAKIAILGYGNLGRGVECAVKQAPDMELVAVFTRRDPATVKIQTAGVPVLNVSEMEAWKGKVDLLIICGGSATDLPVLTPKYASMFNVIDSFDTHAKIPQHFAAVDAAAKSAGNIAMISVGWDPGMFSLNRVYAQSILPEGKDYTFWGKGVSQGHSDAVRRIKGVKNAKQYTCPVEAALEAVRSGSMPELTTRQKHTRLVYVVAEEGADKAYIENAIKTMPNYFDEYDTTVNFISEEEFNKNHSGLAHGGFVIRTGKTGMNLEHTHVIEYSLKLDSNPEFTTSVLVAYARAALRMKANGQVGCKTVLDVPPAYLSTLSDEELRAHCL, translated from the coding sequence ATGGCAAAGATTGCTATTCTCGGTTACGGTAACCTGGGTCGCGGTGTGGAATGCGCCGTGAAGCAGGCTCCGGATATGGAACTCGTCGCCGTTTTCACGCGTCGTGACCCCGCTACGGTCAAGATTCAGACGGCTGGCGTTCCGGTGTTGAACGTTTCTGAAATGGAAGCCTGGAAAGGCAAGGTGGACCTGCTCATCATCTGTGGCGGCTCCGCGACCGACCTGCCGGTGCTCACCCCGAAGTACGCCTCAATGTTTAACGTGATCGATTCCTTCGACACCCACGCCAAGATTCCGCAGCACTTCGCCGCCGTTGACGCTGCCGCCAAGTCTGCAGGCAACATCGCGATGATTTCTGTGGGTTGGGACCCGGGCATGTTCAGCCTGAACCGCGTGTATGCCCAGTCCATCCTTCCGGAAGGCAAGGACTACACGTTCTGGGGCAAGGGCGTTAGCCAGGGTCACAGCGACGCTGTCCGCCGCATCAAGGGCGTGAAGAACGCGAAGCAGTACACCTGCCCGGTGGAAGCGGCTCTCGAAGCCGTGCGTAGCGGTTCCATGCCGGAACTCACCACCCGCCAGAAGCACACGCGCCTGGTTTACGTGGTGGCCGAAGAAGGTGCCGACAAGGCCTACATCGAAAACGCCATCAAGACGATGCCGAACTACTTCGACGAATACGACACCACGGTGAACTTCATCAGCGAAGAAGAATTCAACAAGAACCACAGCGGGCTCGCTCACGGCGGTTTCGTGATTCGTACCGGCAAGACCGGCATGAACTTGGAACACACCCACGTGATCGAATACAGCCTGAAGCTCGATTCCAACCCGGAATTCACGACGAGCGTTCTCGTGGCCTATGCCCGCGCAGCGCTGCGTATGAAGGCTAACGGCCAGGTCGGTTGCAAGACCGTTCTCGACGTGCCGCCTGCATACCTCAGCACGCTGAGTGATGAAGAACTGAGAGCGCATTGCTTGTAA
- a CDS encoding N-formylglutamate amidohydrolase, with protein sequence MAKAILILTCEHASNKLPAAFKKAVPAEVLKTHRAYDIGAVQVFRKLVKFAKPEFFCEGKFSRLFVDLNRTITNKSAFSDYLRNNENAKESATKYWNEYRAAIEKFVDSALKPKTRAAKSAPTIIHLGIHSFTPELNGKVRNTDIGILYDPARPQERAYANVIKAEIKRLYPAMKVRFNYPYKGTTDGLTTTLRKKFGPRYVGIEIEINQKFFL encoded by the coding sequence ATGGCTAAAGCAATACTCATCCTCACCTGCGAACATGCCAGCAACAAATTGCCCGCCGCGTTCAAGAAAGCCGTTCCTGCCGAGGTTCTAAAGACCCACCGCGCCTACGACATCGGGGCCGTACAGGTATTCCGCAAGCTGGTGAAGTTCGCCAAGCCGGAATTCTTTTGTGAAGGAAAGTTCTCTCGCCTGTTCGTGGACCTGAACCGCACCATCACCAACAAGAGCGCATTCAGCGATTACTTGCGCAACAACGAAAATGCAAAAGAATCCGCCACAAAATACTGGAACGAATACCGCGCCGCCATCGAAAAATTCGTTGATTCCGCGCTTAAGCCAAAAACGCGAGCCGCAAAATCCGCGCCAACAATCATCCACCTAGGCATCCACAGCTTTACACCGGAACTAAACGGCAAAGTCCGCAACACCGACATCGGGATTCTCTACGACCCCGCACGTCCACAGGAACGGGCCTACGCAAACGTCATCAAGGCAGAAATCAAGCGGCTCTACCCCGCCATGAAAGTCCGCTTCAATTACCCGTACAAGGGCACCACCGACGGACTTACCACAACTCTCCGCAAGAAATTCGGCCCGCGATACGTGGGAATCGAGATTGAGATCAATCAGAAATTTTTCCTATAG
- a CDS encoding glutamate--cysteine ligase, producing MNYKLWQRYGIEMEYMIVDRDSLNVLPRADVPLGKDKNGQQLSDVEHGPIGLSNELVSHVLEFKCAQPVDSLKHLGKTFHHEILKANESLKSINAMLLPTAAHPFMDPAEMKLWPYDCLDIYETYDRIFNCKGHGWANLQSTHINLSFNGDEEFGKLHAAIRALLPLIPAIAASSPFLDSKYCGFLDGRIETYRHNQEKIPSITGKVIPEAVFTYKDYEEQIFNRVKTDIAPYDPEHLLNHFFLNSRGAIARFDRGAVEIRLVDIQECPDADIAIAEWEVAVLKGLVEGRFANESQIRALDTDALAKILLATTHSAEKTVINDQDYLKIWGINASEIAAQDLIVKITEKVKDKISQHSQELLQKMFKRGTLASALVKNVGADPDRDDFVYEYGRLAHCLAENKLYGTGE from the coding sequence ATGAATTATAAATTGTGGCAACGATACGGCATCGAGATGGAATACATGATCGTGGATCGTGATTCCTTGAACGTTCTCCCCCGCGCCGATGTACCCCTTGGAAAAGACAAGAACGGCCAGCAGCTCTCTGACGTGGAGCACGGACCGATTGGGCTTTCCAACGAGTTGGTGAGCCATGTGCTGGAATTCAAGTGCGCACAGCCTGTCGACAGCCTCAAGCACTTGGGCAAGACCTTTCATCACGAAATTCTGAAAGCGAACGAATCGCTCAAAAGCATTAACGCGATGCTCTTGCCCACGGCGGCCCACCCCTTTATGGACCCCGCCGAGATGAAGCTCTGGCCCTACGATTGCCTGGACATTTACGAGACCTACGACCGCATCTTTAACTGCAAGGGGCACGGCTGGGCAAACCTGCAATCCACCCATATCAATTTATCTTTTAACGGCGACGAAGAATTCGGAAAGTTGCACGCAGCCATTCGTGCGCTGTTGCCGCTGATTCCCGCCATCGCTGCCTCTAGCCCGTTTTTGGACAGCAAGTACTGCGGATTCTTGGACGGACGAATCGAAACTTACCGCCACAACCAGGAGAAAATCCCGAGCATCACGGGCAAGGTGATTCCCGAAGCGGTCTTTACCTACAAGGATTACGAAGAGCAGATTTTCAACCGCGTAAAAACCGACATTGCTCCTTACGATCCGGAACATTTGCTGAATCATTTCTTCTTGAATAGCCGCGGGGCCATCGCCCGATTTGACCGCGGGGCTGTTGAAATTCGACTCGTTGACATCCAGGAATGCCCCGATGCCGACATTGCCATTGCCGAATGGGAAGTCGCCGTGTTGAAAGGTCTTGTGGAAGGTAGATTTGCGAATGAGTCGCAAATTCGAGCACTTGACACCGACGCCCTCGCAAAAATCCTGCTCGCCACCACACATTCCGCCGAAAAAACAGTGATAAATGATCAAGATTACCTGAAAATCTGGGGAATCAATGCCAGCGAAATCGCAGCCCAGGACTTGATTGTTAAAATCACCGAGAAGGTAAAGGACAAAATTTCCCAGCATTCTCAGGAACTGCTTCAAAAGATGTTCAAGCGCGGAACCCTTGCCAGCGCCCTGGTGAAGAACGTCGGAGCCGACCCCGACCGGGACGATTTCGTGTATGAATACGGCCGCCTCGCCCACTGCCTCGCAGAGAACAAGCTATACGGAACAGGGGAATAG
- a CDS encoding RimK family protein, with translation MKKLIVVNNPKHWKLHVPGIDIISAQDYLISSKYTNERNLRVFNLCRDYNYQSKGYYVSLLAEARGHKVIPGVKNMRDFKAPAVIKHISDEIDKLIQKSFHKLTGTEFVLSIYFGQNVSPQYLELSQELYRLFQAPLLRAKFVFKQKWFIQSIRPICVDEIPESHMEFVDKFAQEYFEKTRYATSKEEDYLYDLGILTNPDEVEPPSNAQAIQNFIKAAEETGFRVEMITKKDYPRVGEFDAIFIRETTNVNHYTYSFARRAQSQGIAVIDDPDSILRCSNKVYLQELMQAAKIHSPKTIIAHAENRHTLAKEIGFPMVIKSPDSSFSMGVKKVTNKEELEQILDEMFEHSDLLIAQEFTPTEFDWRVGVLDGKPLYACKYHMAKGHWQIYNWESDDKKSESFSGKCESIPIEMVPHGIVKTALKICSLIGNGLYGVDLKEWHGHPIVIEVNDNPSIDAGIEDGVGKSKVYLAIMRSLRHRIEERMNAAQHKLQMHEKEWF, from the coding sequence ATGAAGAAACTTATAGTAGTAAACAACCCCAAGCATTGGAAATTACACGTTCCGGGCATAGACATCATTTCGGCACAGGATTACCTGATTTCCAGCAAGTACACCAACGAGCGCAACCTGCGCGTATTCAACCTTTGCCGCGATTACAACTACCAAAGCAAGGGCTATTACGTGTCGCTATTGGCCGAAGCCCGCGGGCACAAGGTGATTCCAGGCGTCAAGAACATGCGGGACTTCAAGGCACCGGCGGTCATCAAGCATATCTCCGACGAAATCGACAAGCTGATTCAAAAGAGTTTCCACAAGTTGACCGGCACGGAATTCGTGCTCTCGATATACTTCGGGCAGAACGTGAGTCCCCAATACCTGGAACTTTCCCAGGAACTTTACCGCCTGTTCCAGGCACCGCTCCTTCGCGCGAAATTCGTATTTAAGCAAAAGTGGTTTATCCAGAGCATCCGCCCCATTTGCGTGGATGAAATTCCCGAATCCCACATGGAATTTGTCGATAAATTCGCACAGGAATACTTCGAGAAAACCCGCTACGCCACCAGTAAAGAAGAGGACTACCTCTATGACTTGGGCATTCTCACGAACCCAGATGAAGTCGAGCCGCCGAGCAATGCGCAGGCGATCCAGAACTTCATCAAGGCTGCCGAAGAAACGGGATTCCGCGTGGAGATGATTACTAAGAAGGACTACCCGCGCGTAGGCGAATTCGACGCTATTTTTATCCGCGAAACCACCAACGTGAACCACTACACCTACAGTTTCGCCCGCCGTGCCCAGTCGCAAGGCATTGCAGTGATTGACGACCCCGACAGCATTCTGCGCTGTTCCAACAAAGTGTACCTGCAGGAACTGATGCAGGCGGCCAAGATTCATTCGCCGAAGACGATTATCGCCCACGCCGAAAACCGCCACACCCTGGCCAAAGAAATCGGGTTCCCCATGGTCATCAAATCGCCGGATTCCAGTTTCTCTATGGGCGTGAAGAAAGTGACCAACAAAGAAGAACTGGAACAGATTCTCGACGAGATGTTTGAGCACAGCGACCTGCTAATTGCCCAGGAATTTACGCCGACGGAATTCGACTGGCGCGTTGGCGTGCTGGACGGCAAACCGCTTTACGCATGCAAGTACCACATGGCCAAGGGCCACTGGCAAATCTACAACTGGGAAAGCGATGACAAGAAGAGCGAATCCTTCTCGGGCAAGTGCGAAAGCATCCCCATCGAGATGGTGCCTCACGGAATCGTAAAAACCGCCCTCAAGATTTGCAGCCTCATCGGCAACGGCCTTTACGGCGTAGATTTGAAGGAATGGCACGGACACCCGATTGTAATCGAAGTGAACGACAACCCGAGTATCGACGCGGGCATCGAAGATGGCGTGGGCAAGAGCAAGGTTTACCTAGCCATCATGAGGTCTTTGCGCCACCGCATCGAAGAACGCATGAACGCAGCACAACACAAACTGCAAATGCACGAGAAGGAATGGTTTTAG
- a CDS encoding peptidase-C39 like family protein, which translates to MDIKILQQPDDVTCGPTSLQAVYNHLGYKISLKQLISEIEFLEDGGTLGVFLGIDALKRGFKVTLHSFNLTLLDPTWSTLSMPELKAKLELLHKAKHAPKLRKAIEAYIRFIDLGGKVAFEDLRAAMFEKYFKKGVPVLCGLSATYLYRSMREFTGKDDKSVFDDIHGEPMGHFVVVYGIDNKKQFMVADPDGTNPLHKTPYYKVDKFRLLHSILLGVMTYDGNVLVIEKK; encoded by the coding sequence ATGGATATAAAAATATTGCAGCAGCCCGACGACGTTACCTGCGGGCCCACCAGCCTACAAGCGGTCTATAACCACCTAGGCTACAAGATTTCCCTGAAGCAGCTCATCTCCGAAATTGAATTTTTGGAAGACGGCGGAACACTGGGCGTGTTCCTCGGCATCGACGCCCTGAAGCGCGGGTTCAAGGTCACGTTACATTCCTTCAACCTGACACTCCTGGACCCCACCTGGAGCACCCTTAGCATGCCCGAACTGAAGGCAAAGCTGGAGCTTTTGCACAAGGCAAAGCACGCCCCCAAGCTCCGCAAGGCAATCGAGGCCTACATCCGCTTTATCGACCTGGGCGGGAAGGTTGCATTCGAGGACTTGCGGGCAGCCATGTTCGAAAAATACTTCAAGAAAGGAGTTCCCGTCCTGTGTGGGCTTTCGGCCACCTACCTGTACCGCAGCATGCGGGAATTCACCGGCAAAGACGACAAGTCCGTATTCGACGACATCCACGGCGAGCCCATGGGGCACTTCGTCGTAGTTTACGGAATCGACAACAAGAAACAATTCATGGTGGCCGACCCCGACGGTACCAATCCGCTCCACAAGACGCCCTACTACAAGGTGGACAAGTTCCGTCTGCTCCACAGCATTTTGCTGGGCGTCATGACCTACGACGGGAATGTTTTGGTTATAGAAAAAAAGTAA